The Petroclostridium xylanilyticum region CATGTTTTCTACTGCATCGCCGGCACTTTTCCACAGAGGCGGCCTAAAGTTTGGATCATAGGAGATAATTAGCCCATTCGCTTTTGCAAATTCTACTGCAGCCAGCGTCGCACTTCTTGAAGGTTCATCGGTCATTGAAATGGAACCGAAGTGAAATATTTTTGAGTTTTTAATAACATCATAGTCTATATCATCTTTGGTCAGCATCATATCTGCACCGGGTTTCCTATAAAAACTGAATGAACGGTCACCTTTTTCATCGAGATGGACAAAAGCAAGGGTAGTGTTGATTTCTTTGGAAAACTTCATTCCGGTTACATTTATACCGTTTTTTTTCAACACTTCTTTAAGGAAAATCCCAAACTGGTCTTCTCCCACCATCCCTAAAAATGCTGTGGATTTTCCCAGCTTTGATACGGCTGCCAGGACATTCGCCGGAGCCCCTCCGGGGTTCTTTTCAAACAACTCATTTCCTGCATTAGAGATACCTGCAGGAGTAAAATCAATGAGTAATTCTCCTAAAGCTACAACATCAAACATTACATTTCCTCCTTTTAAAATTGTTCCCAATGCAGCACTGCCGACAGGTCCTTTTTTGCTGCATTGCTTTCCTGTTCGGCATACCCTATTGCTATCAAAGAAATGAGCTTGCAACTTTCCGGTGCATTCAGATATTGCTCTATTTCTGCTGCATAGGGCTTTTTATGGCCTGCTATCCAACAGGAACCCAAGCCGTGTGCTTTGGCAGCAAGCAAAATATTCTGGGTTGCAGCAGATCCATCCTCCAATATGTATTTTGTATCTTCACAAAGTACTGCTACACATACCGGCGCCTGCGCAATAAATTTCCCGTTATCTGTGATGTCTGCGATGTGTTTTTTTCTTTCTTCATCGGTAATTACTACAAAATGCCATGGTTGAATATTTCTCGCCGTTGCTGCCAGACGTCCGCAGTCAATAATATCTTCAATAATCTCTTTGGGCACCGGCTTTGATAAATATTTTCGAACGCTTCGCCTTTCTTTTAAAACTTTTAATGCGTCCACGTCAATACCTCCTCTATTGTCACTTCGTAACCTATTATACCACATGTTAGTCCATTATACTAAACAAATATGAGAAAACTGCGAACTATAAACCACCAACATCAACTCAATCTTTATCTGTATCTTTATCTTACATTAACTACGGTTGAATTGTAATTGCCTTATCCGAAACAACCTGTTCTCTATAAGTGTTTACCATTATTTTTCCGTTCACAACACGTTTGCTTTGATCATTCACGATATATTCACCTTCGAAGAAGGTATCATCGGCTGTGGTATCGCCAAGGGTGCCATCATTCCTTAGTAAAATTTCTCCCGGTTGGTTTGCAATCCTTGCAAATATCTCGGACATACCTATTTTAGGAGATAACTGTGGATCAAAATTTTCAACCTCAACCTTAATATGCACCTTGTCTCCTTTTTTCAGCGGGTGCTCCGCATCATGGGTTACCGATTTAATTTTTATTTCGCCCGGCTGCATCCCTGGCGGAACTTTGCTTGCAGCTTTTTTAGCAGCCCCGCTGCATGCCGATAAAACTATAAACAATGTACAAGACATGGCCAATACTTTTACAAACCGGTTTAACATTTTCAACAACCCCTTATGTAAGTGTTATTTAATACTATATTTAGACTATTCTACAACAAAAAAGTTCCATTAAAAAGATAAAGATACAGATATAGATTATTATTGTACTATATGGTTCACAGTTAACAGTTCTCAGTTCACAGTAGTAAACGATTTAATAGCTTTTACTGTGAACTTATTGACTTTATCTGCCATGTAAAATCATTATCAGTAAATATATAACAACTGCAACACAACCTTCAACATCATTCTAAATCTATATCTATATCTTTATCGAACTATCCAAGGATATTTCGATAGTATATCATGCAACTTTTCAAATAGTAATCCTGCTACAAACCATGCCGGTGCATAGTCCAGACGTATAAAGCCGTTTATCTGATATTTGGTACT contains the following coding sequences:
- a CDS encoding nitroreductase family protein → MDALKVLKERRSVRKYLSKPVPKEIIEDIIDCGRLAATARNIQPWHFVVITDEERKKHIADITDNGKFIAQAPVCVAVLCEDTKYILEDGSAATQNILLAAKAHGLGSCWIAGHKKPYAAEIEQYLNAPESCKLISLIAIGYAEQESNAAKKDLSAVLHWEQF
- a CDS encoding carbohydrate kinase family protein, with protein sequence MFDVVALGELLIDFTPAGISNAGNELFEKNPGGAPANVLAAVSKLGKSTAFLGMVGEDQFGIFLKEVLKKNGINVTGMKFSKEINTTLAFVHLDEKGDRSFSFYRKPGADMMLTKDDIDYDVIKNSKIFHFGSISMTDEPSRSATLAAVEFAKANGLIISYDPNFRPPLWKSAGDAVENMKVGLKYADILKISEEELELITGIKDMDKGAAMLYDMGVKVVLVTLGPRGCFYRYKGGTGRLDTYDTKVVDTTGAGDSFLGGVLYRLSEKRLEDICQLPKDEFEDIIDFSNAIGSLTATKKGAIPAMPTLEEVNMCRKQVPKLRYGK